From Candidatus Atelocyanobacterium thalassa isolate ALOHA, a single genomic window includes:
- a CDS encoding Crp/Fnr family transcriptional regulator yields METQVIVELFPLFSVASPETIEWIISVADEEHYAQNEEIIKENDCGKAIYFIISGWVKVRSRDSSQELTLEILSKGDFWGEMEILDEPLKCIDVVALSEVHLISISAQRFLQMLFKDPQVHHKMLQLSVKRYRYLYRRLQLRQQKPKIRLIKALIKFAETYGKLTSEGLEILQFTNQDLADASGISREECQNIIIQLQNQGCIEINTIQQTLSLTNLKQLNHFAKQI; encoded by the coding sequence ATGGAAACTCAAGTAATCGTAGAGCTATTCCCTCTGTTTAGTGTAGCAAGTCCAGAAACTATAGAGTGGATAATATCCGTAGCAGATGAAGAACACTATGCTCAAAATGAAGAAATTATCAAGGAGAATGATTGTGGAAAGGCAATTTACTTCATAATTTCTGGATGGGTTAAAGTACGTTCTCGTGATTCTAGCCAAGAACTAACTTTAGAAATCCTCAGCAAAGGTGATTTTTGGGGAGAAATGGAAATACTTGACGAACCTCTTAAATGTATAGATGTCGTCGCTTTGTCTGAAGTTCATTTAATAAGTATTTCAGCTCAGCGCTTCTTACAGATGCTATTTAAGGATCCTCAAGTACATCACAAAATGCTACAACTAAGCGTTAAAAGATATCGCTATTTATATCGCCGTCTTCAACTACGCCAACAAAAGCCAAAAATAAGATTAATTAAGGCTTTAATTAAATTTGCCGAAACCTATGGCAAGTTAACATCAGAAGGATTAGAGATATTACAATTTACTAACCAAGATTTAGCTGATGCTTCTGGCATCTCTCGTGAAGAATGTCAAAACATCATAATACAATTACAAAATCAAGGTTGTATAGAGATAAATACTATCCAACAAACCTTATCATTGACTAATCTCAAGCAATTGAACCATTTTGCTAAACAAATTTAG